A window from Cryptomeria japonica chromosome 1, Sugi_1.0, whole genome shotgun sequence encodes these proteins:
- the LOC131858160 gene encoding LRR receptor-like serine/threonine-protein kinase FLS2, producing the protein MTRLQERVNCKGWFIFFLLCFCFVLSAFSFHDFLNQKQIDAQALLQLKMSVKIDPTFSLSNWVARNNVCNWTGITCDYKDRVVSVVLKYKALSGRIPPHMGNISFLTTLDLSNNYLYGSIPHHFGKLEKLQYLNLQGNHLQGSIPPTLHACTNLLQLSLKHNFLSGSIPVELSSLHNLERLMLGTNNLTGVIPQELANCSALKTIHFGWNLLTERIPSKLRALRDLRHHRRDWPITATRKLELGNNTLTGGIPKALGNCSSLEILNLYSNSFYGYIPAELGSLRLVQILQLDENSLGGSIPSSLMNCTELKYLSLGHNRLVGTITENIGYNLPKLEVIFLGQNNLNGSLPKSIGNCSALYILSTKDNNLSGVIPRELEMLSLLQVLVLGSNHYKGDVLPLLLNCTQLRALGLEVNRFEGSIPV; encoded by the exons ATGACGAGATTGCAAGAGCGAGTGAACTGtaaaggttggttcatcttcttccTCCTCTGCTTTTGTTTTGTGTTGTCTGCATTTTCATTCCATGATTTCCTAAACCAGAAGCAGATTGACGCACAAGCTTTGTTACAGTTAAAAATGTCTGTGAAAATAGATCCAACTTTTTCTCTATCTAATTGGGTAGCTAGAAATAATGTTTGCAACTGGACTGGAATAACCTGTGATTACAAAGATCGCGTTGTGAGTGTGGTTCTCAAATACAAGGCACTGAGTGGCCGGATTCCCCCTCATATGGGCAACATCTCTTTTCTCACAACTCTCGACCTCTCTAATAATTATTTGTATGGCTCCATTCCCCACCACTTTGGCAAATTAGAGAAGCTGCAGTACCTTAACTTGCAGGGAAATCACTTGCAAGGTTCAATTCCACCTACTTTGCACGCATGCACAAATCTGCTGCAACTCAGTTTAAAACACAATTTCTTGAGTGGAAGCATACCGGTAGAGCTGAGTTCGTTGCACAATTTGGAAAGACTCATGCTTGGTACAAATAATTTGACAGGTGTCATCCCACAAGAGTTGGCAAATTGTTCTGCGCTCAAAACCATACATTTTGGTTGGAACCTTCTAACCGAGCGGATCCCTTCTAAACTCCGTGCTCTCAGGGATTTAAGA CATCACAGAAGAGATTGGCCAATTACGGCAACGAGGAAGCTTGAGTTGGGGAACAATACCCTTACCGGTGGCATTCCCAAGGCGCTGGGAAACTGTTCTTCTCTGGAGATATTGAATTTATATTCGAATTCTTTTTATGGCTACATTCCAGCAGAATTGGGTTCACTTAGGCTAGTGCAGATACTACAGTTGGATGAAAATAGCCTTGGAGGATCAATTCCATCTTCTCTCATGAACTGCACCGAATTGAAATACTTGAGTCTAGGGCACAACAGACTTGTAGGAACAATTACAGAAAATATAGGCTATAACCTGCCCAAATTAGAAGTGATTTTCCTGGGCCAAAATAATCTAAACGGCAGCCTCCCAAAATCTATAGGAAATTGCTCGGCGCTCTACATTCTTTCAACAAAAGATAACAATTTGAGTGGAGTGATACCCCGAGAGTTGGAGATGCTGAGTCTTCTGCAAGTTCTTGTTCTAGGTAGTAACCACTACAAGGGAGATGTTCTACCTCTTCTCTTAAACTGTACGCAACTACGGGCTCTTGGTCTGGAAGTGAACAGATTCGAGGGCTCCATTCCAGTGTAG